Proteins from a single region of Croceicoccus marinus:
- a CDS encoding aldehyde dehydrogenase family protein encodes MNANTPITSVIAKRDQDMLISGKRVPAVSGQRFETRNPATGELLANVAQGGAEDVDRAVKAAREALSGPWSRMKPAERQAIMLRLADLVEENWDELAMLDTLDLGAPLSRTRLGKVRAGALLRYYAGQAPLISGETLSNSVPGDVLSHTLKEPIGVVAAINPWNGPIGMSVWKSGPVLATGCTLVMKPAEQTPLSALRFAELCLEAGVPDGVINVVTGLGDAGAALSAHPDVDKIAFTGSTGVGQKIIEAAAPTMKRVTVELGGKSPNIVFADADLDKAVPAAANAVFANAGQICSAGTRLFVQSSIHDEFIERLVEHSRTIRVGDPLDPETQIGPVVSQAQMERILSFIDGAEDEGASPLLGGARKAGEGYDAGYFIEPTIFGNVTDGMTIAREEIFGPVLSAFSFDTVDEVLTRANATSFGLGSGVWTSNLATAHKMARGIKAGSVWVNCYQMLDPGVPFGGYKLSGFGRESGPHHIEEYLETKAVWINLD; translated from the coding sequence ATGAACGCAAACACGCCCATCACCTCGGTCATCGCGAAGCGCGATCAGGACATGCTGATCAGCGGCAAGCGCGTGCCCGCCGTTTCCGGCCAGCGTTTCGAAACACGCAATCCTGCCACGGGCGAACTGCTGGCCAATGTCGCGCAGGGCGGCGCCGAAGATGTCGACCGCGCCGTGAAAGCCGCGCGAGAGGCGTTGAGCGGCCCGTGGAGCCGGATGAAGCCCGCCGAGCGGCAGGCGATCATGCTGCGCCTTGCCGATCTGGTCGAAGAGAACTGGGACGAGCTTGCCATGCTCGACACGCTGGACCTTGGCGCGCCGCTATCGCGTACGCGGCTGGGCAAGGTCAGGGCGGGCGCATTGCTGCGCTATTATGCCGGACAGGCCCCGCTGATTTCGGGCGAGACGCTATCCAATTCCGTACCCGGCGATGTGCTGAGCCATACGCTGAAAGAGCCGATCGGCGTGGTAGCCGCGATCAACCCGTGGAACGGTCCCATCGGCATGTCGGTATGGAAGTCCGGCCCTGTCCTGGCCACCGGTTGTACGCTGGTGATGAAACCCGCCGAACAGACGCCGCTGTCAGCGCTGCGCTTTGCCGAGCTGTGCCTTGAGGCGGGCGTACCCGATGGCGTCATCAATGTCGTCACCGGCCTTGGCGATGCGGGCGCGGCGCTTTCTGCCCATCCGGATGTCGACAAGATCGCGTTCACCGGTTCGACCGGCGTGGGTCAGAAAATTATCGAGGCTGCGGCCCCGACGATGAAGCGAGTCACCGTCGAACTGGGTGGCAAATCGCCCAATATCGTCTTTGCCGATGCCGATCTCGACAAGGCGGTGCCGGCCGCGGCCAATGCGGTCTTTGCCAATGCCGGCCAGATCTGCAGCGCGGGCACGCGCCTGTTCGTCCAGTCCTCGATCCACGATGAATTCATTGAGCGTCTTGTCGAACACAGCCGCACCATTCGCGTTGGCGATCCGCTTGACCCCGAAACACAGATCGGTCCGGTCGTGTCTCAGGCGCAGATGGAGCGCATCCTTTCTTTCATCGACGGGGCCGAGGATGAGGGCGCCAGCCCGCTGTTGGGCGGTGCGCGCAAGGCGGGCGAAGGATATGACGCGGGCTATTTCATCGAACCCACCATTTTTGGCAATGTCACCGACGGTATGACGATTGCGCGCGAAGAGATCTTCGGGCCGGTCCTATCGGCTTTTTCCTTCGACACGGTCGATGAGGTGCTGACCCGTGCCAATGCGACAAGCTTCGGCCTTGGCAGCGGCGTGTGGACCAGCAATCTTGCCACCGCGCATAAGATGGCGCGCGGCATCAAGGCCGGTTCGGTCTGGGTTAACTGCTACCAGATGCTCGACCCTGGCGTTCCTTTCGGCGGATATAAGTTGAGCGGATTCGGGCGCGAGTCCGGCCCGCATCACATCGAGGAATATCTGGAAACGAAGGCGGTCTGGATCAACCTCGACTGA
- a CDS encoding LysR family transcriptional regulator, producing the protein MTEVFEINIRHLRGLVAIREHGSITAAGSLVNLSQPALTQGIAKLERQFGYTLFERRSGGMIPTAMGRIVIERTEAALKHLADSAQGLTNVFNNPERLMTMTQLRAFLALADAGSFAEAARSIAISQTAVHRAVGDLELVIGTDLVERRGRAVWLNAAGKKLARGSRLAVAEIQAALVDLALDSDSRSEMISFGALPLARPYIVPRAMADIAKEVPKASFKVLEGSWSELVEPLRDGAIDMIVGALRPHEIADLYQRPLIEDLLVVAAGSQHPLASVERPTMDQLRSYPWIVAPADAPLRAHWERFFAEGPRPETQIECGSVMIIGRLLTYSNLLTLLSPDQVALQIRSGLLTQIGKPLEGSRRMVGITTRRSWRPTATQRLFFEKLEEAARERTSNPDLTGTWI; encoded by the coding sequence ATGACCGAAGTTTTCGAGATCAACATCCGGCACCTGCGCGGGCTGGTGGCCATCCGCGAACACGGCAGTATCACCGCGGCAGGTTCCCTGGTGAACCTTTCCCAACCCGCCCTGACACAAGGCATTGCCAAGCTTGAACGCCAGTTCGGCTATACGCTGTTCGAACGGCGTTCTGGCGGCATGATCCCCACCGCCATGGGTCGCATCGTGATCGAACGGACAGAGGCCGCGCTGAAACATCTGGCCGACAGCGCCCAAGGCCTGACCAATGTGTTCAACAATCCCGAACGGCTCATGACGATGACGCAGCTGCGCGCCTTTCTGGCGCTTGCGGATGCCGGCAGCTTTGCCGAAGCAGCGCGCAGCATTGCCATATCGCAAACGGCTGTCCATCGCGCGGTGGGCGATCTGGAGCTGGTCATCGGCACCGATCTGGTCGAACGACGCGGACGGGCAGTGTGGCTGAATGCAGCAGGCAAAAAGCTTGCGCGCGGGTCGCGGCTTGCCGTTGCCGAAATTCAGGCGGCGCTGGTCGATCTCGCGCTCGACAGCGACAGCCGCAGCGAAATGATCTCCTTCGGCGCGCTGCCGCTCGCTCGCCCCTATATCGTGCCGCGCGCCATGGCCGATATCGCCAAGGAAGTGCCAAAGGCGTCGTTCAAGGTACTGGAAGGCAGCTGGAGCGAGCTTGTGGAGCCGCTGCGCGATGGCGCCATCGACATGATCGTGGGTGCACTTCGCCCCCACGAGATCGCCGACCTATATCAGCGTCCGCTTATCGAGGACCTTCTGGTCGTCGCCGCCGGCAGCCAGCACCCGCTTGCATCGGTGGAAAGGCCGACCATGGACCAGCTGCGGTCCTATCCATGGATCGTGGCGCCCGCCGACGCCCCGCTCAGGGCACATTGGGAACGGTTCTTTGCCGAAGGGCCAAGGCCCGAAACGCAGATCGAATGCGGATCGGTGATGATCATCGGCCGCCTGCTGACCTACTCGAACCTGCTGACGCTATTGTCGCCCGATCAGGTCGCGCTGCAGATCCGCAGCGGGCTTTTGACGCAGATTGGCAAGCCGCTGGAAGGCAGCCGCCGCATGGTGGGGATCACCACGCGGCGCAGCTGGCGACCCACAGCGACCCAGCGCCTGTTCTTCGAAAAGCTGGAAGAGGCCGCGCGCGAACGCACATCCAACCCCGATCTCACGGGCACGTGGATCTGA
- a CDS encoding CaiB/BaiF CoA transferase family protein, with amino-acid sequence MAGALDGIRVLDFTAVMAGPFATRMLADLGAEVIKVETMKGGDQVRARPPLRDGKSRYFAQLNAGKRSLACDLKNPAMQETIRKLASQCDIVVENFRPGVMARFGLDYETLAKTNPRLIYCSISGYGQQGPKAHSPAYAPVIHASSGFDMTNLEYQDNADKPATSGIFIADVLGGTHAFGAIQTALFQRERTGAGQFIDVSMLEAMVGMLVYETQTAQQPLDQRRPLYKPLRTADGFIMVAPTSPGNFLSLVKAMEREDLADDPRFATNADRNRNWDALLAEAESWTMKHSSAQAEAQLSAKGVPCAVYRNVTEVMEDEQLAARQAFTTLDDGAGQFKVTNPPFKMSNSAAHARDHMPALGEDGGAILHDILDLPDDEIETYRSQGMML; translated from the coding sequence ATGGCAGGCGCCCTTGATGGGATCAGGGTGCTGGATTTCACGGCAGTGATGGCAGGTCCGTTCGCCACTCGCATGCTGGCCGATCTTGGCGCCGAGGTCATCAAGGTGGAGACGATGAAAGGCGGCGATCAGGTCCGCGCCCGTCCGCCGCTGCGCGATGGCAAGAGCCGCTATTTCGCACAGCTCAACGCCGGCAAGCGCAGTCTTGCCTGCGACCTGAAGAACCCTGCCATGCAGGAGACCATCCGCAAGCTGGCCAGCCAGTGTGACATCGTGGTCGAAAATTTCCGCCCCGGCGTGATGGCCCGTTTCGGCCTTGATTATGAAACGCTGGCCAAAACCAATCCGCGCCTGATCTACTGCTCGATCTCAGGCTATGGCCAACAAGGGCCCAAGGCCCATTCCCCCGCCTATGCGCCGGTCATCCATGCCAGCAGCGGATTCGACATGACCAATCTTGAATATCAGGACAATGCGGACAAGCCGGCAACCAGCGGCATCTTCATCGCTGACGTTCTTGGTGGCACCCACGCTTTTGGCGCGATCCAGACCGCGCTCTTCCAACGCGAACGGACCGGCGCGGGCCAGTTCATCGATGTGTCCATGCTGGAAGCGATGGTCGGCATGCTGGTGTATGAAACGCAGACCGCGCAGCAGCCTCTCGATCAGCGCCGCCCGCTTTACAAACCTTTGCGCACCGCCGACGGATTCATCATGGTCGCCCCCACCAGCCCCGGCAATTTCCTGAGCCTGGTAAAAGCAATGGAGCGTGAAGATCTGGCCGACGATCCGCGCTTTGCCACCAATGCCGATCGCAATCGAAACTGGGATGCGCTGCTGGCCGAAGCCGAGAGCTGGACCATGAAGCACAGTTCGGCACAGGCCGAAGCACAGCTATCGGCAAAAGGCGTGCCCTGCGCTGTCTATCGCAACGTCACCGAGGTGATGGAGGACGAGCAACTGGCAGCACGCCAGGCCTTTACCACGCTGGACGACGGTGCCGGCCAGTTCAAAGTGACCAACCCTCCTTTCAAAATGTCCAATTCGGCCGCCCATGCCCGCGATCACATGCCCGCGCTGGGCGAGGATGGCGGCGCCATCCTTCACGACATATTAGATTTACCGGACGACGAGATCGAGACATATCGCTCTCAAGGCATGATGCTATAA
- a CDS encoding FadR/GntR family transcriptional regulator: protein MREALRSLEMSGIIRNEKGVKGGAFIQAAENEHVAQAMQDFVHLGKVSLDELTEARLSIQATVVRLACERGTDAQFDRLAAIVEQTRIETDVEARYHCAVEFYQVLAEATGNRIYALFVGALSSILQAFVAGPNYKTLQETLIDSRHRLVTALRERDCDAAVAEMTAHLDRIHQHMQENAAR, encoded by the coding sequence GTGCGCGAGGCGCTGCGAAGCCTTGAAATGTCGGGTATCATCCGCAACGAAAAGGGCGTGAAGGGCGGCGCCTTCATTCAGGCGGCAGAAAATGAACATGTCGCGCAGGCGATGCAGGACTTCGTCCATCTCGGCAAAGTCTCGCTCGACGAATTGACCGAAGCGCGTCTCAGCATTCAAGCCACTGTCGTTCGCCTTGCGTGCGAACGCGGGACCGACGCCCAATTCGATCGCTTGGCCGCCATCGTGGAGCAGACCCGCATCGAGACCGATGTCGAGGCACGCTATCACTGCGCGGTTGAGTTCTATCAGGTGCTGGCCGAAGCGACGGGGAACCGCATCTATGCGTTGTTCGTCGGGGCCTTATCATCGATCCTGCAGGCTTTCGTGGCCGGGCCGAATTACAAGACGTTGCAGGAAACCTTGATCGATTCGCGCCACCGCCTTGTCACGGCCCTGCGAGAGAGGGACTGCGATGCAGCCGTCGCGGAAATGACCGCGCACCTCGACCGGATACACCAACACATGCAGGAAAACGCGGCGCGCTAG
- a CDS encoding MerR family transcriptional regulator, with the protein MKELEEATGVNRETIRVFLREGLVPQPERSGRTVAEYGDQHVEAIRAVRRLQRENRLTLSQIKELVAGSGTSKRVDESAFDDLETLVAHSEASDQAPVPLDSLVKRYPKARQDAKTLSEIGIIEIIETDQGEALSLTSAELVSIWGDMRNAGFNDTLDYSPDILGFYIEASDFVGAWEAKTFLEHVEGRRDVEEAARLVEAALPLMLNFFGLMRRRAFFRHVDAIRHARETSDSRTLDHRAHREQ; encoded by the coding sequence ATGAAGGAACTGGAAGAAGCAACCGGCGTGAACAGGGAAACGATACGCGTTTTCCTGCGCGAGGGTCTTGTTCCTCAACCGGAACGCAGCGGCAGGACCGTCGCCGAATACGGCGATCAGCATGTTGAAGCGATCCGCGCGGTGCGGCGGCTTCAGCGGGAGAACCGGTTGACGCTGTCCCAGATCAAGGAGCTTGTTGCCGGCAGCGGAACCAGCAAGCGGGTTGATGAGAGCGCCTTCGACGACCTGGAAACCCTGGTGGCTCACAGCGAAGCATCCGATCAGGCCCCTGTGCCCCTCGATTCTCTGGTCAAGCGTTATCCCAAGGCCCGACAGGACGCGAAGACACTGAGCGAAATCGGGATTATCGAGATTATCGAGACCGATCAGGGTGAAGCCTTGAGCCTGACCTCGGCGGAACTGGTCAGCATCTGGGGCGATATGCGCAACGCCGGTTTCAATGACACGCTCGATTATTCGCCGGACATATTGGGCTTCTATATCGAGGCTTCGGATTTCGTCGGCGCGTGGGAGGCCAAGACCTTTCTCGAACATGTCGAGGGCCGCAGGGACGTGGAGGAGGCAGCCCGCCTGGTCGAAGCGGCCTTGCCGCTCATGCTCAACTTTTTTGGCCTGATGCGCCGCCGCGCCTTTTTCCGGCATGTCGATGCGATCAGGCACGCGCGCGAAACGTCAGATAGCCGAACGCTGGATCATCGCGCGCATCGCGAACAATAG